The Pseudomonas aeruginosa genome includes the window AAGCGCTCATGGCTGCGCCTCCTCAGAACACATGGACCAGGCGCAACAGGGCCTGGCTGCCATGGAAAGCATTGTCGGTGGCGACGTTGCGCGAGAGACCGAACATCAGGCTGTTGCGCCGGTCTAGCCAGTGGCCTAGCTCGAAGCCGAGTTGGGTGTAGCGCTGGTGGGTGTCGTCGAGGGTATGGCCCTGCAGCTTCAGTTCGCCGCCATCGGCGTGCACCAGCTTGAGGGCGCCGTAGGTGCTCTGGCTGAAGTCGTAGGAGGCGAAGGCTTGCAGGCGATAGAGCGGTTTCTGTTCCAGGTCGCTGCCGAAGTAGTCGTCGTTCTTCGCGTAGAACTGCGCTTCCAGGTTGGCTTCCAGCACCCAGTCGCGGCCGATGCCCTGGGTGTAGTTGTAGACGAAGGTGGCGCCCCAGCGGTTGGCGCCGGGCGAGACATCGGGGTTCTTCGCGTGGTACTCGCCCAGCGGCAGGGTGATCAGGGTCAGCAGGCCGCTGTAGCGGCGCCGTTCCGGGTCGTTGACGAAAAACAGGGTGCCGCCGACCTGGGGATCGCCGAAACCGGTCTCGCCGGTATGCCCGACGCTGCCGGGCAGGCGCGCATCGATGTCGACGAAGGGAATGATGAACTGCGGCGTGCAGAGAGTGCCGCAGATGTCGCTGAAGAACACCTGGCGGTAGGCCACCGCGTTGGTCTTCAGTTCGGCCTTGCCGTTGCGATCGGCCGGCCCGTGGAACTCATGGGCGCGGGTCGCCGGCAGGTAGAGTACGCCGAGCGTGGTGCCCGCCGGGGCGCCGAAGAAGTCGCGGGCGTTGAGGTCGGCGGCGCCGGCCTCGGCGCCCAGCAGGAGCTGGATGCCGAACAGCGCGAGGGCGCTGGCGGTCGGTGCGGCCATCGAGGCGGTGCGGTGGGTCATGTGTCGGTCTCCCCGGTCGTTGTGTGCCCGGCGTTCGTCGCGCCGGTGGTGGTTGCGCCTTTTCGCAGGCGAAAGGGCGCCCATGCCGCCCTTGACGGGGCGGTCGAAGCGGTGATGGCAGGGGTGGAGGGCTGTCAGCCAGGCGGGAACTGGTGCAGCAGGTGGGCGATGCTCGCCTTGTCGTTGACGCCGAGCTTGGAATAGATGGTGCGTATGTGATGGCGCACGGTGTTCGGCGCCAGGCCGAGGTCGCGGGCGATCTGCTTGTAGGTCTTGCCTTCGCTGAACAGCAGGGCGACGTCGCCTTCGCGATTGCTCAACTGTTCGATCGCGCTCGGTTGCCGCGCGGTGAGCAGGTAGAGGTCGCCGACCTGCCGCGAGTCGATCACCAGGCGCGCATCGCGATAGCCCTGCGGGCTGGTTTCCTCCGGCAGCTGCGGGCCGGTCCAGCCCGGCCAGGCGCCGAGCAGCAGGTCGACGAAGCCGCGTTCGGCGCAATGCAGCACGCCGTAGCGATCGCATACCGCCATGGCCAGAGCCTGGCGTTCGAGGGATTCGCGCAGGGCCACCAGGGTACGGATCTGGTTGGCCGAGACGGCCGCGGCCAGGTGCGCCGAGAGTTGCCCGAGGAGCAGTTTCTCCTGGTCCGCGAAGGGCGGGCCGCCAGGCGTGCGATAGAGGGCGACATGGTCGCTGAGGCGGGTGATCGGATCGACGTGGATCACGCAGAGCAGCTCACCGATGTCGTGACGCGCGCCAAGCCAGCGCAGCCCGGCGGTGGCCTGCATGTCAACGGCCACGGCGGTGCCCGGGCGGGCGTGTACCAGGCCGACGGTGATGTCGTCGTGGCTGATCGATTTCCAGTCCTCGACATAGTGCTCTTCGAGGTTGAACAGGTGTGCGCTGTGCTCCACCGGCACGCCGTCGATCAGCGCCGCGCGGCCCCACCAGGCACGCTGGAACGGCACCAGTTGCTGCAGACGTTCCAGCGCGGTGCGATGGAAACGCTCCAGGGTCTTGTCGCGCGCCAGCCGGTTGATATCCAGCACGGCGGCGCCGAACGCCGCGAGCAAGGCTGCGGATGACGAATGCGGGTCAGTGCTCCCTTTCATTCTCTCCCCCGTCCCACTTTTATAGTTCTTGGAATCGGCGTCCGCCGCCTGGGCGGTCGCTGGGTGACGTACGCAGTATCCGGCCATCCGCCGCCGCGCTGCCATCCTGCAAATGCGGGATAGGACAGGCGGAACGGGGCCTGGCGGGCGCCTTGCAAGATATTTGCCCATTCGCCGTTTTCGGCGATCAACTGCGTTGAGCGGAAGCGCGTGGCTGGGTATAATGTCGCGCTTCCATTTTTCCCGTCTGGGAGCGCCCGCCATGCTGCGAATCAGTCAAGAAGCCCTGACTTTCGACGACGTCCTTCTGATCCCCGGTTATTCCGAAGTCCTGCCCAAGGACGTGAGTTTGAAAACTCGCCTGACCCGCGGCATCGAACTGAACATCCCGCTGGTATCCGCCGCGATGGATACCGTGACCGAAGCCCGCCTGGCCATCGCCATGGCCCAGGAAGGCGGCATCGGCATCATCCACAAGAACATGGGCATCGAGCAGCAGGCCGCGGAAGTCCGCAAGGTCAAGAAGCACGAAACGGCCATCGTCCGCGACCCGGTCACCGTGACCCCCTCGACCAAGATCATCGAACTGCTGCAGATGGCCCGCGAGTACGGCTTCTCCGGTTTCCCGGTGGTGGAGCAGGGCGAGCTGGTCGGTATCGTCACCGGTCGCGACCTGCGGGTGAAGCCGAACGCCGGCGATACCGTCGCCGCGATCATGACCCCGAAGGACAAGCTGGTCACCGCCCGCGAAGGCACCCCGCTGGAAGAGATGAAGGCCAAGCTCTACGAGAACCGCATCGAGAAGATGCTGGTGGTCGACGAGAACTTCTACCTGCGTGGCCTGGTGACCTTCCGTGACATCGAGAAGGCCAAGACCTACCCGCTGGCGTCCAAGGACGAGCAGGGCCGCCTGCGCGTCGGCGCCGCCGTCGGCACCGGCGCCGATACCGGCGAGCGCGTTGCCGCGCTGGTCGCCGCCGGGGTCGACGTGGTGGTGGTGGACACCGCCCACGGCCACTCCAAGGGCGTGATCGAGCGTGTGCGCTGGGTCAAGCAGACCTTCCCGGACGTCCAGGTGATCGGCGGCAACATCGCCACCGCCGAGGCCGCCAAGGCCCTCGCCGAGGCTGGCGCCGACGCGGTCAAGGTCGGCATCGGCCCGGGCTCGATCTGCACCACCCGCATCGTCGCCGGTGTCGGCGTGCCGCAGATCTCCGCCATTGCCAACGTTGCCGCCGCCCTCGAAGGCACCGGCGTACCGCTGATCGCCGACGGCGGCATCCGCTTCTCCGGCGACCTGGCCAAGGCCATGGTCGCCGGCGCCTACTGTGTGATGATGGGCTCGATGTTCGCCGGTACCGAGGAAGCGCCGGGCGAGATCGAGCTGTTCCAGGGCCGTTCCTACAAGTCCTACCGCGGCATGGGTTCGCTGGGCGCCATGTCCGGCTCCCAGGGCTCGTCCGACCGCTACTTCCAGGACGCCTCCGCCGGCGCCGAGAAGCTGGTGCCGGAAGGCATCGAGGGTCGCGTGCCGTACAAGGGTGCCCTGTCCGCCATCGTCCACCAGCTGATGGGCGGCCTGCGCGCCGCCATGGGCTACACCGGCAGCGCCGACATCCAGCAGATGCGCACGCAGCCGCAGTTCGTCCGGATCACCGGCGCGGGCATGGCCGAGTCCCATGTCCACGACGTCCAGATCACCAAGGAAGCCCCCAACTACCGGGTTGGTTGAGGCTGATTGAAATGAGTGCTGCACGGGGCTGTTCGATTCAGCCCCGTGTCGTTTTCGAATTCCGTAGCGAGAGATGGCCATGTCCCAAGACATTCACGCCCACCGTATCCTGATCCTCGATTTCGGCTCCCAGTACACCCAACTGATCGCTCGCCGCGTGCGCGAGATCGGCGTGTATTGCGAAATCCATCCCTTCGACATGAGCAACGAGGCGATCATCGCCTTCGCGCCGCGCGGCATCATCCTCGCCGGTGGCCCCGAGTCGGTACACGAAGCCGACAGCCCGCGCGCGCCGCAGGCGGTGTTCGACCTGAAGGTGCCGCTGTTCGGCATCTGCTACGGCATGCAGACCATGGCCGAGCAGATGGGCGGCAAGGTGCAGGGCTCCGACCTGCGCGAGTTCGGCTACGCCCGCGTCGACGTGGTCGGCAAGGCGCGCCTGCTGGACGGCATCGAGGACCACGTGGACGACGACGGCGTGCTCGGCCTCGACGTGTGGATGAGCCACGGCGACAAGGTCACCGAGATGCCGGCCGGCTTCCACATCCTGGCCAGCACCCCGAGCTGCCCGATCGCCGCCATGGCCGACGATGCCCGCGCCTACTACGGCGTGCAATTCCACCCGGAAGTCACCCACACCAAGCAGGGCCTGCGCATTCTCTCGCGCTTCGTCCTCGACATCTGCGGTTGCGCCGCGCTGTGGACCCCCTCGAACATCGTCGACGACGCCATCGCCACCGTGCGCGCCCAGGTCGGTTCCTCCAAGGTCCTGCTAGGCCTCTCCGGCGGCGTGGACTCCTCGGTGGTCGCCGCGCTGTTGCACAAGGCCATCGGCGACCAACTGACCTGCGTGTTCGTCGACAACGGCCTGCTGCGCCTGCACGAAGGCGACCAGGTGATGGCCATGTTCGCCGAGAACATGGGCGTGAAGGTGATCCGCGCCAACGCCGAGGACAAGTTCCTCGGCCGCCTGGCCGGCGTCGCCGACCCGGAAGAGAAGCGCAAGATCATCGGCCGCACCTTCATCGAAGTCTTCGACGAAGAAGCCACCAAGCTGCAGGACGTGAAGTTCCTCGCCCAGGGCACCATCTACCCCGACGTGATCGAGTCGGCCGGCGCCAAGACCGGCAAGGCCCACGTGATCAAGTCGCACCACAACGTCGGCGGCCTGCCGGAGGACATGCAGTTCGAACTGGTCGAGCCGCTGCGCGAACTGTTCAAGGACGAAGTGCGCAAGATCGGCCTGGAGCTGGGCCTGCCCTACGACATGGTCTACCGCCACCCGTTCCCCGGCCCGGGCCTGGGCGTGCGCATCCTCGGCGAGGTGAAGAAGGAGTACGCCGACCTGCTGCGCCAGGCCGACCACATCTTCATCGAGGAACTGCGCGCCTTCGACTGGTACCACAAGACCAGCCAGGCGTTCGTGGTGTTCCAGCCAGTGAAATCGGTCGGCGTGGTCGGCGACGGCCGTCGCTACGCCTGGGTCGTCGCCCTGCGCGCGGTGGAGACCATCGACTTCATGACCGCGCGCTGGGCGCACCTGCCCTACGAACTGCTGGAGAAGGTCTCGAACCGCATCATCAACGAGATTGCCGGTATCTCCCGGGTCACCTACGACGTGTCGAGCAAGCCGCCGGCGACTATCGAGTGGGAGTGAAGCCACTTCTTCCCTGGTGATTCATCCGAAAGACAACGGCCGTAAGGCCGTTGTCTTTTATGGCTCCGCCAAATGATGTCTGTATAGCGTTGGCTGGTGGTCCGGCAACTGTTTAACGGCCGTTTTACGGTTGAATCGGCCCGTCGATCATGAGATATACTGCTTCGCTTTAATGATGCTTTGCTAATTGTCATGGCAGCTTTTCAGTGAAAAGTGTCGGTTTCTCGGGGCTGTCGAAATTTCGCAGCATTTTTGGGGTTTCATTGTTTCAGAGGCGAGTTTCGGGATGAAAATAAAGGCCGCGTTGATTGTTGATGATCTTTCATTGAGTGAGTGGCAAAAGCGGGCGATTGAAGACTCTTCTGAGTATCTTGATATTCAATTGGTTCTCAGTTGTCGTAATAGCGCGACCAAGAAAAGTGTCATCAAGCATTGCGGGTATTATTTTCTCAATATTCTTTCCCTGAAGAATGATATGACTCGTCGAGTGCAGTTAGACTCTCGTGGCTCAGAAGTCATTCATTTCGATTCTGATTACGAAGGGGCCTGGCAGCGCATCCCGGAAGATGTCTGCGCCCGAATTCTGGATAAGGGAATAAAGCTGGTCATCAAGTTTGGCATGTCTCTGCTCCGCATCGATGGAGGATTGCAGAGGCTGGACATTCTTTCCTACCACCATGGCGATCCAGAGTACTACAGGGGGCGGCCCGCGGGCTTTTATGAGATCTATGAAAATGCAGACAGCGTCGGGATCATAGTCCAGAAGCTCTCCAACAAACTGGACGCCGGCGAGGTCTTGGTGCGCGGGTACTCCAAGGTTCATCACCACTCCTACAAGAAAACCTCAAGAAACTTTTATCTGAATTCGGTCGTGCTGCTTCGCAAGGCGCTTGTCAATTACTCTCGGGGAGAGCAGGTGGTATTAGAAAAGCTGGGCAAAAACTACCGTCTGCCCAGCAATTTCACCGTCTTCAAGTTTTTCTGCAAGACTATCTTCCGGGGGCTTGCCCGGCTATCGTACGGGGCGTTTTTCGAAAAAAAATGGAATGTCGTTGCGCTTCCTTACAACGATATTCCTTCGTTGCAAGAATTGTCCGTCTCAGCAGGAAAGATTCCGAAGGTGGAGAAGGGGTATACTTTCTACGCCGATCCTTTCTTTAGTGCGGACGGTAAGCTGATACGTCTCGAAGCCTTGAATGCTAGCAACGGTCTGGGTGAAATCATTGAATTGAAGGCCCAGAGTCTTGACTTTTCACGTGTGATCTTGAAGGGGAATCATTTTTCCTATCCCTATTCGTTCGAGGCGTCTGGTGTCGAATATCTGATACCGGAAGTCGCCTCTCATTCCGCTCCCTGTCTTCTGCCTCCTCCTTTCGCTCTGGAGAGCAAGAAGCTATTCCAGGGAATGGAGGGTGAGCGGATTCTGGATGGCACGCTTTTCGAACACGGGGGCAGGTACTACCTGTTCTGCGGCCAGGCGGTATCAGGTTCGGACAACCTTTATCTTTATGTCGGCGAGAGCCTGGAAGGACCCTACACTTCCCATCCCTGTAACCCTGTGGTGATGAATCCCGGCTCCGCACGAATGGGCGGGCGTATCTTCAAGGAGGGAGGAAAGCTTTACCGGTTCGGTCAGAACAA containing:
- a CDS encoding transporter translates to MTHRTASMAAPTASALALFGIQLLLGAEAGAADLNARDFFGAPAGTTLGVLYLPATRAHEFHGPADRNGKAELKTNAVAYRQVFFSDICGTLCTPQFIIPFVDIDARLPGSVGHTGETGFGDPQVGGTLFFVNDPERRRYSGLLTLITLPLGEYHAKNPDVSPGANRWGATFVYNYTQGIGRDWVLEANLEAQFYAKNDDYFGSDLEQKPLYRLQAFASYDFSQSTYGALKLVHADGGELKLQGHTLDDTHQRYTQLGFELGHWLDRRNSLMFGLSRNVATDNAFHGSQALLRLVHVF
- a CDS encoding helix-turn-helix transcriptional regulator; translated protein: MKGSTDPHSSSAALLAAFGAAVLDINRLARDKTLERFHRTALERLQQLVPFQRAWWGRAALIDGVPVEHSAHLFNLEEHYVEDWKSISHDDITVGLVHARPGTAVAVDMQATAGLRWLGARHDIGELLCVIHVDPITRLSDHVALYRTPGGPPFADQEKLLLGQLSAHLAAAVSANQIRTLVALRESLERQALAMAVCDRYGVLHCAERGFVDLLLGAWPGWTGPQLPEETSPQGYRDARLVIDSRQVGDLYLLTARQPSAIEQLSNREGDVALLFSEGKTYKQIARDLGLAPNTVRHHIRTIYSKLGVNDKASIAHLLHQFPPG
- the guaB gene encoding IMP dehydrogenase produces the protein MLRISQEALTFDDVLLIPGYSEVLPKDVSLKTRLTRGIELNIPLVSAAMDTVTEARLAIAMAQEGGIGIIHKNMGIEQQAAEVRKVKKHETAIVRDPVTVTPSTKIIELLQMAREYGFSGFPVVEQGELVGIVTGRDLRVKPNAGDTVAAIMTPKDKLVTAREGTPLEEMKAKLYENRIEKMLVVDENFYLRGLVTFRDIEKAKTYPLASKDEQGRLRVGAAVGTGADTGERVAALVAAGVDVVVVDTAHGHSKGVIERVRWVKQTFPDVQVIGGNIATAEAAKALAEAGADAVKVGIGPGSICTTRIVAGVGVPQISAIANVAAALEGTGVPLIADGGIRFSGDLAKAMVAGAYCVMMGSMFAGTEEAPGEIELFQGRSYKSYRGMGSLGAMSGSQGSSDRYFQDASAGAEKLVPEGIEGRVPYKGALSAIVHQLMGGLRAAMGYTGSADIQQMRTQPQFVRITGAGMAESHVHDVQITKEAPNYRVG
- the guaA gene encoding glutamine-hydrolyzing GMP synthase, which encodes MSQDIHAHRILILDFGSQYTQLIARRVREIGVYCEIHPFDMSNEAIIAFAPRGIILAGGPESVHEADSPRAPQAVFDLKVPLFGICYGMQTMAEQMGGKVQGSDLREFGYARVDVVGKARLLDGIEDHVDDDGVLGLDVWMSHGDKVTEMPAGFHILASTPSCPIAAMADDARAYYGVQFHPEVTHTKQGLRILSRFVLDICGCAALWTPSNIVDDAIATVRAQVGSSKVLLGLSGGVDSSVVAALLHKAIGDQLTCVFVDNGLLRLHEGDQVMAMFAENMGVKVIRANAEDKFLGRLAGVADPEEKRKIIGRTFIEVFDEEATKLQDVKFLAQGTIYPDVIESAGAKTGKAHVIKSHHNVGGLPEDMQFELVEPLRELFKDEVRKIGLELGLPYDMVYRHPFPGPGLGVRILGEVKKEYADLLRQADHIFIEELRAFDWYHKTSQAFVVFQPVKSVGVVGDGRRYAWVVALRAVETIDFMTARWAHLPYELLEKVSNRIINEIAGISRVTYDVSSKPPATIEWE